In Sulfurirhabdus autotrophica, one DNA window encodes the following:
- a CDS encoding cation diffusion facilitator family transporter, with the protein MSNHPPSGIDPANHERYLAAQRVTWVSVVVNVVLTILQIVVGYFGRSQALMADGIHSLSDLLSDFLVLFANRHGSRSADADHPYGHARIETAATLILGVLLIATGVLLLWGAGMRLQDASAIQKVHPATLWIGLLTLVGKESLFRYMMSVAKRLRSQMLMANAWHSRSDAASSLVVVAGIAGNLAGFTFLDLIAAVLVAFMIARMGWKMGYDALSELIDTSLDAEQVAAIRESLESTPGVLGLHELKTRKMGDNALVDAHVLVDPKISVSEGHYIAETARSRVLKNHDVLDVMVHIDPEDDTRAKPSVHLPGRKVLLEHLHQCLSGALPEPEKIVLHYLEGKVEVEIFLSAAFCDDVDIMRGLKSRIMEVVLSDDYFSAIHLHRHDAL; encoded by the coding sequence TTGAGCAATCATCCTCCTTCCGGTATTGACCCGGCCAATCACGAACGTTACCTTGCCGCGCAAAGAGTCACCTGGGTCAGTGTTGTGGTGAATGTGGTTTTGACTATCCTGCAGATTGTCGTGGGGTATTTCGGACGCTCCCAAGCCCTCATGGCAGATGGTATTCATTCATTATCCGATCTGCTATCTGATTTTCTTGTGCTTTTTGCCAACCGCCACGGCAGTCGTTCAGCTGACGCGGACCATCCTTATGGGCACGCACGCATTGAAACCGCGGCCACACTGATCTTAGGGGTGTTGCTGATTGCAACCGGTGTGCTGTTGTTATGGGGAGCAGGAATGCGCCTCCAGGATGCCAGTGCCATTCAGAAAGTGCATCCGGCTACGTTATGGATCGGTTTGCTGACCCTTGTAGGCAAGGAAAGCTTGTTTCGTTACATGATGAGTGTTGCCAAACGGTTGCGCTCTCAAATGCTCATGGCGAACGCCTGGCATTCACGTTCGGATGCGGCTTCTTCACTGGTTGTAGTGGCAGGGATTGCTGGCAATCTGGCCGGATTTACCTTTCTGGATCTGATTGCGGCGGTACTGGTAGCTTTCATGATTGCGCGTATGGGATGGAAAATGGGTTATGACGCACTTTCAGAACTTATCGACACTTCTCTGGATGCCGAACAGGTAGCGGCGATTCGGGAATCACTGGAAAGCACGCCTGGCGTGCTTGGCCTGCATGAATTAAAAACCCGTAAAATGGGCGATAATGCACTGGTGGATGCCCATGTGCTGGTTGATCCGAAGATCAGTGTGTCGGAAGGGCACTATATTGCAGAAACCGCACGAAGCCGCGTTCTGAAAAACCATGATGTTCTGGATGTCATGGTGCATATAGACCCGGAAGATGATACCCGTGCCAAACCCAGTGTGCATTTGCCTGGTCGCAAGGTGCTTCTGGAACATTTACACCAGTGCCTGAGCGGTGCACTTCCTGAACCTGAAAAGATCGTGCTGCATTATCTGGAAGGCAAGGTCGAGGTGGAAATATTCTTGTCTGCGGCTTTTTGTGACGACGTGGACATCATGAGAGGGCTGAAATCTCGGATTATGGAAGTGGTGTTGAGCGATGATTATTTTAGTGCAATCCACTTGCACCGTCATGATGCGCTATAA
- the mtgA gene encoding monofunctional biosynthetic peptidoglycan transglycosylase, whose amino-acid sequence MLKTLWRWFWKGIALFIGVVLLYQLWIFGHIWWWVDHNPATSSFMDDRLAIMQDQNPDAELRHQWVPYDRISMNLKRALVAAEDAKFIDHEGFDWEGIQKAYEKNMKKGKVVAGGSTISQQLAKNLFLSSKRTPWRKIEEAAITVMLEQMMSKRRILEIYMNVIEWGNGVFGAEAAARHYYRTSAASLSAPQAAKLAAMVPNPRYYDKHPGAKGLQRKTGIILARMNSAVVPR is encoded by the coding sequence ATGTTAAAAACACTTTGGCGCTGGTTCTGGAAGGGCATTGCCCTGTTCATTGGTGTGGTTTTGCTCTACCAACTCTGGATTTTCGGGCATATCTGGTGGTGGGTGGATCACAATCCAGCTACCAGTTCTTTTATGGATGATCGGCTGGCAATCATGCAAGATCAAAACCCGGATGCCGAATTAAGGCACCAGTGGGTTCCTTATGATCGCATTTCCATGAACTTGAAACGCGCCCTGGTTGCCGCCGAAGACGCCAAATTCATCGACCACGAAGGCTTTGACTGGGAAGGCATCCAAAAGGCCTACGAAAAAAACATGAAGAAAGGCAAGGTTGTCGCAGGAGGTTCCACCATCAGCCAGCAGCTGGCAAAAAATCTGTTTCTTTCCAGCAAGCGCACACCTTGGCGCAAAATAGAAGAGGCTGCCATTACGGTAATGCTGGAACAAATGATGAGCAAGCGCCGGATTCTGGAAATTTACATGAATGTGATTGAATGGGGAAATGGCGTTTTTGGCGCAGAGGCCGCTGCCCGCCACTATTACCGCACCAGCGCGGCTAGTCTGTCCGCACCGCAAGCAGCCAAGCTGGCTGCCATGGTGCCAAATCCGCGCTATTACGATAAGCACCCCGGTGCAAAAGGGTTACAGCGCAAAACGGGCATTATTCTGGCACGCATGAATTCTGCAGTGGTACCGCGTTAA
- a CDS encoding rhodanese-like domain-containing protein: protein MGNITEILKTAHERAIQLGLPYEGALLPAEAYHLLSEAPSAVLVDVRAHAEWELIGTIPGSAQIEWQSYPGWHANPFFITNLKQQIDSESLVMFICRSGGRSHKAAIAAMEAGFTNCYNVIQGFEGDKDPATNRRSSVNGWKAAGLPWQQS, encoded by the coding sequence ATGGGAAACATCACTGAAATTCTAAAAACTGCTCACGAACGGGCAATACAGCTTGGTTTGCCCTACGAAGGGGCTTTATTACCTGCAGAAGCTTATCACTTGCTTTCAGAGGCACCCTCTGCCGTTTTGGTGGATGTGCGAGCCCATGCTGAATGGGAACTGATTGGCACTATTCCGGGCAGCGCCCAGATTGAATGGCAATCTTACCCTGGCTGGCATGCTAACCCTTTCTTTATTACCAATCTCAAACAGCAAATCGACTCGGAATCACTCGTGATGTTTATTTGCCGTTCTGGAGGCCGATCCCATAAGGCAGCAATTGCCGCGATGGAAGCAGGCTTTACCAATTGCTACAACGTGATTCAAGGTTTTGAAGGCGACAAAGATCCCGCTACCAACCGCCGTAGCTCGGTTAACGGATGGAAGGCAGCCGGCCTCCCTTGGCAACAAAGTTAA
- the aroE gene encoding shikimate dehydrogenase yields MTDQYAVTGNPIAHSKSPSIHTEFAKQTGEDMAYTAVLAPLDGFDRTVDQFISQGGKGMNVTVPFKQEAYQLASVLSERAQLAEAVNTLKFENGNIFGDNTDGAGLVRDIKENLGFNIQNKRVLLLGAGGAARGVILPILKQLPDSLTIANRTAAKAVELQQQFSAYGAITGGGYSDLAGREFDLVINATSSSLNDALPPLPAGVFASHALAYDMMYGKGLTPFLLFAQSEGAAQLADGLGMLVEQAAESFFIWRGVRPATLPVIELLRK; encoded by the coding sequence ATGACTGACCAATACGCCGTTACAGGCAACCCCATAGCACATAGCAAATCCCCGAGTATTCATACTGAATTCGCCAAACAAACTGGGGAAGATATGGCTTACACAGCGGTACTGGCTCCCCTTGACGGGTTTGACCGCACTGTTGATCAGTTCATTAGCCAGGGTGGAAAAGGAATGAACGTTACTGTTCCTTTTAAACAGGAAGCTTACCAACTGGCCTCGGTACTTTCCGAGCGGGCTCAGTTGGCCGAGGCAGTCAATACGCTTAAATTCGAGAATGGCAATATCTTCGGGGACAACACGGACGGCGCAGGACTGGTTCGGGACATTAAGGAAAACCTGGGATTCAACATTCAAAACAAACGCGTCCTGTTACTAGGGGCAGGTGGCGCAGCGCGCGGCGTAATATTACCCATACTGAAACAGCTTCCTGATTCACTCACCATTGCCAACCGCACTGCGGCGAAAGCTGTGGAACTTCAGCAGCAATTTTCCGCCTATGGTGCAATCACAGGCGGCGGATATTCTGATCTGGCGGGCCGCGAGTTTGATCTTGTTATCAATGCCACTTCCAGCAGCCTGAACGATGCCTTACCACCATTACCTGCAGGTGTTTTTGCTAGCCATGCGCTCGCCTACGACATGATGTATGGCAAGGGATTGACTCCCTTTCTGTTGTTTGCACAAAGTGAAGGCGCAGCCCAACTGGCAGACGGCTTGGGCATGCTGGTGGAACAAGCTGCTGAATCTTTCTTTATTTGGCGTGGTGTAAGACCCGCCACACTTCCCGTCATCGAATTACTCAGAAAATAA
- a CDS encoding ABC transporter ATP-binding protein, with product MDESKKECLMHLHGVSKSFAGAEKKRLSVLKDIDLELHAGEIVAILGKSGCGKSTLLRILAGLTRPTSGKVLYRGKHVDHPEPGISMVFQTFALFPWLNVLQNVELGLEAQGIEPVERRQRALEVIDMIGLDGFESAFPKELSGGMRQRVGFARALVVNPDILLMDEAFSALDVPTSETLRNDLLDLWIERLIPTRAILMVSHNIEEALLMADRVIVFDSNPGRVKAEVAITLKHPRDRESLAFRQLVERIYTIMTTTVIPNETESAKAVRIGIGHPLPSVTVAQMTGAMEEILHLSSTGSAELPVLAVALQLEIDNLFPILDALVLLDFAVIASGVITLSRHGKAFVDADILRRKEIFGEHQLKRVPLAGHIRRVLDERPSQRAPEQRFLRELEDYLSEEEAERVLAVVIDWGRYAELFAYDYNSGILSTENPGEEVIE from the coding sequence ATGGATGAATCCAAAAAAGAATGTTTGATGCACTTGCATGGTGTCAGTAAGTCGTTTGCGGGTGCCGAAAAGAAAAGATTGAGTGTGTTGAAAGATATTGATCTTGAATTACATGCCGGTGAAATTGTGGCGATTCTGGGTAAGTCAGGTTGTGGAAAATCCACCCTGTTAAGGATTCTGGCAGGATTGACGCGCCCGACCAGCGGCAAGGTATTGTATCGGGGTAAACATGTGGATCATCCGGAGCCGGGGATCAGTATGGTGTTTCAGACTTTTGCCTTGTTTCCATGGTTGAATGTTTTGCAGAACGTTGAATTGGGATTGGAAGCGCAAGGTATAGAACCCGTTGAGCGACGTCAGCGCGCACTGGAAGTAATCGACATGATTGGCCTGGATGGATTTGAGTCAGCTTTCCCCAAAGAACTCTCAGGGGGCATGCGCCAACGGGTAGGATTTGCGCGTGCGTTGGTGGTGAATCCCGATATATTGCTGATGGATGAAGCATTTTCGGCACTGGATGTACCAACCTCTGAAACTTTGCGTAATGACCTGTTGGATTTATGGATTGAACGTCTGATCCCGACGCGAGCGATCTTGATGGTGTCGCACAATATCGAAGAAGCGCTACTGATGGCGGACCGAGTGATTGTATTTGATAGCAACCCCGGACGGGTCAAGGCCGAAGTGGCCATCACCCTGAAGCACCCTCGCGACAGGGAATCACTGGCGTTCAGGCAATTGGTTGAACGCATTTATACCATCATGACGACAACGGTGATTCCGAATGAAACCGAATCAGCAAAGGCAGTGCGGATTGGGATAGGTCATCCATTGCCCAGTGTGACCGTTGCCCAGATGACTGGAGCGATGGAGGAAATACTGCACTTATCCAGCACAGGTAGCGCTGAACTGCCGGTATTGGCGGTTGCATTGCAACTTGAGATAGATAACCTGTTCCCTATTTTGGATGCGCTGGTGCTGCTGGACTTTGCTGTGATTGCAAGTGGGGTGATCACCCTTTCCCGTCATGGTAAGGCATTTGTAGATGCCGATATTTTGCGACGCAAGGAAATTTTCGGAGAACACCAGTTAAAACGTGTCCCCCTGGCCGGGCATATTCGCCGTGTGCTCGATGAGCGCCCTTCGCAACGTGCACCGGAGCAGCGGTTTTTAAGGGAATTGGAAGATTATCTCAGTGAAGAAGAAGCTGAAAGAGTGCTGGCTGTTGTCATCGACTGGGGGCGTTACGCAGAGTTGTTTGCTTATGACTACAACTCCGGCATTTTAAGCACCGAGAATCCCGGAGAAGAAGTCATAGAGTAA